A DNA window from Carassius gibelio isolate Cgi1373 ecotype wild population from Czech Republic chromosome A8, carGib1.2-hapl.c, whole genome shotgun sequence contains the following coding sequences:
- the LOC128018797 gene encoding transmembrane protein 47, producing the protein MASSVSGAEEVRVSALTPLKLVGLVCIFLALCLDVGAVLSPAWVTADEQYHLSLWESCRKHAASADWKCDSTLGQKGTDWQIATLALLLGGAFLILLSFLVALVSVCIRSRRRFYRPVAVMLFAAVVLQACCLVLYPIKFIETISLSIYHEFNWGYGLAWGATIFSFGGAILYCLNPKNYEDYY; encoded by the exons ATGGCCTCGTCCGTGAGCGGAGCGGAGGAGGTGCGCGTGTCGGCGTTGACGCCCCTGAAGTTGGTGGGTCTGGTGTGTATTTTCCTCGCGCTGTGCCTGGATGTTGGGGCCGTGCTGAGCCCGGCGTGGGTCACCGCGGATGAACAGTACCACCTGTCCCTGTGGGAGTCGTGCAGGAAGCATGCTGCCTCCGCGGACTGGAAGTGCGACAGCACGCTGGGGCAGAAAGGGACCG ACTGGCAGATTGCCACATTGGCCTTGTTGTTGGGTGGAGCATTCCTTATTCTCCTTTCCTTCCTGGTGGCTCTGGTGTCTGTCTGCATTCGCTCCAGGAGACGCTTCTACCGACCAGTCGCTGTTATGCTCTTTGCTGCAG TGGTCCTACAGGCCTGCTGTTTGGTGCTGTATCCCATCAAGTTCATCGAGACCATCAGTTTGAGCATATACCACGAGTTTAACTGGGGCTACGGTCTGGCTTGGGGAGCCACCATCTTCTCCTTCGGAGGAGCGATTCTCTACTGCCTGAACCCTAAGAACTACGAAGATTACTACTAA
- the LOC128018791 gene encoding TGF-beta-activated kinase 1 and MAP3K7-binding protein 3, with protein MAQGGPQLDYLILQDLKQRFPEIPEKVVSQCLLQNNNNLDLCCHLLAQESNRYLYEEYHSPDDLNLNRNHMLRISVGYPATEGAKNSADGRALVHSSSDGHIEHPRSGFHEPLSAPATMAPSPGFNPFFINDQGRSNIPTPPPSIQGMSPTYHPVPRYMTPITVTLSQNIPSAPQALQIPPGVYCNSGNTVYMRPSPSQSPQPTPWSSSGTSVYQQSPYATPTYQSPYSSPQHQVQQPPQVFLPISPPTLPGLSYQQTPVSHRPFMSSKVPMKNHIEITLEGQRSRSNSPVHAPQGTLYMANSPSPSSPSRAISMTGPPGASIHQGMYVHQGVARPRPASSPQPASSAFIKIKVSPGQAQRSSSSPPVETESLLNIVHQGERHGAPPPILPISALPGNISSHINRMPRRFSSGSDDYAYTQALLLHQRARMERLMKELMLERQKLEQLKKEVNEMEFDALQRRFRRVNSTSLIPRPEDMTRIRSQNRQLQIDIDCTLKETDLMQSRGKFDVRTMNNFYDNIQPGPVVPPRVKPPVVQTDEDFEGAQWNCESCTFLNHPALHRCEQCEMPRNT; from the exons ATGGCGCAGGGAGGGCCTCAGTTAGACTACCTCATACTGCAGGACCTCAAACAGCGCTTCCCAGAGATTCCAGAGAAAGTAGTGTCTCAGTGCCTTCTTCAG AACAACAATAACCTGGACCTCTGCTGCCATCTGTTGGCTCAAGAGAGTAATAGATACCTGTATGAGGAGTACCACAGCCCAGATGACTTGAACTTAAACCGGAACCACATGCTGCGCATTAGTGTGGGTTACCCTGCTACTGAAGGGGCTAAAAATAGTGCTGATGGCCGAGCTTTGGTCCACAGTTCCAGCGATGGGCACATCGAGCATCCTCGAAGTGGTTTCCATGAGCCCCTCTCCGCCCCCGCTACTATGGCGCCATCACCCGGCTTTAACCCCTTCTTCATTAACGATCAAGGACGCTCAAACATCCCCACCCCTCCACCCAGCATCCAAGGCATGTCCCCCACATACCACCCTGTCCCACGATACATGACTCCTATAACAGTTACCTTATCCCAGAACATCCCCTCTGCCCCACAAGCACTGCAGATACCCCCTGGTGTCTATTGTAACAGTGGGAACACGGTGTACATGCGTCCCTCACCGTCTCAAAGTCCTCAACCCACTCCCTGGTCCTCATCTGGGACATCTGTGTACCAGCAGTCTCCTTATGCTACTCCGACATACCAGTCTCCTTACAGCTCTCCCCAACATCAGGTCCAGCAACCGCCTCAGGTGTTTCTGCCCATAAGTCCCCCCACCCTCCCTGGGCTTTCCTACCAGCAGACGCCAGTTTCCCACAGGCCTTTTATGTCCTCCAAAGTCCCTATGAAGAACCATATAGAGATCACACTGGAGGGACAACGATCACGGAGCAACTCCCCTGTACATGCTCCGCAGGGAACACTCTATATGGCCAACAGCCCTTCTCCAAGTTCCCCATCCCGGGCTATTAGTATGACCGGACCCCCCGGGGCCTCCATTCATCAAGGAATGTATGTCCACCAGGGTGTGGCAAGGCCCCGGCCTGCATCCTCACCTCAGCCGGCCAGCTCTGCGTTCATCAAGATCAAAGTGTCCCCTGGCCAGGCACAGCGTTCCTCAAGCTCTCCACCAGTTGAGACAGAATCCCTCCTCAATATAGTGCACCAGGGTGAGCGCCACGGTGCACCTCCTCCGATCCTGCCCATCTCTGCCCTGCCTGGGAACATCTCCAGTCACATCAACCGCATGCCTAGACGATTCAGCTCCGGCTCGGATGACTATGCATATACTCAAG CACTGCTCCTGCACCAGCGTGCTCGGATGGAGCGTCTGATGAAAGAACTCATGCTGGAGCGGCAGAAACTGGAGCAGCTGAAGAAGGAAGTGAATGAAATGGAATTTGACGCCCTGCAGAGACGCTTCAGACGGGTGAACAGCACCAGCCTGATCCCTCGG CCTGAAGATATGACCAGAATTCGGTCGCAAAACAGACAACTCCAGATTGACATCGATTGCACCTTGAAGGAGACAGATCTGATGCAGTCTCGAG gCAAGTTTGACGTGAGAACCATGAACAACTTTTATGATAATATTCAGCCTGGTCCTGTTGTACCTCCAAGAG TTAAGCCTCCGGTCGTGCAAACGGACGAGGATTTTGAGGGTGCTCAGTGGAACTGTGAAAGCTGCACTTTTCTTAACCACCCTGCGCTGCACCGCTGTGAACAGTGTGAGATGCCACGCAACACTTGA